A stretch of Lactuca sativa cultivar Salinas chromosome 6, Lsat_Salinas_v11, whole genome shotgun sequence DNA encodes these proteins:
- the LOC111905329 gene encoding NADPH-dependent aldehyde reductase-like protein, chloroplastic: MATEITTVAPTQSQPLQLQDRVAIVTGGSRGIGRAISLHLASLGAKLVINYRSNSTEADLLVSEINSKSQSESPQAVSIKADVSDPIQVKALFDAAESAFDSPLYILVNSAGILDSSYSSIPNSSLDEFDRTFAVNTRGAYLCCKEAANRLKQGGGGRIICLTSSMVVALRPGFGPYAASKAAVEAMVKILAKELKRTRITANCVAPGPIATDMFYKGKTEEMVNMAIEESPLGRLGLPEDVAPLVGFLASDAGEWINGQIVRVNGGYV; encoded by the coding sequence ATGGCCACCGAAATCACCACCGTCGCACCCACCCAATCTCAGCCCCTCCAACTGCAGGACCGGGTTGCAATTGTCACCGGCGGCTCTCGCGGCATTGGCAGAGCCATCTCTCTCCACCTAGCATCCCTCGGCGCAAAGCTCGTCATCAATTACCGTTCCAACTCCACTGAAGCGGATCTACTCGTCTCAGAAATCAATTCCAAATCTCAATCGGAATCCCCACAAGCTGTTTCTATCAAAGCCGATGTATCTGATCCGATTCAAGTGAAAGCCCTCTTTGATGCAGCTGAATCCGCCTTCGATTCCCCATTATATATCCTCGTTAACTCCGCCGGGATCCTTGACTCCTCATACTCTTCAATCCCCAACTCCTCCCTCGACGAATTCGATAGGACGTTCGCAGTGAACACGCGAGGTGCTTATTTATGCTGTAAGGAAGCGGCGAATAGGTTGAAACAAGGCGGAGGAGGGAGGATTATTTGTCTGACGTCCTCGATGGTGGTGGCTCTGAGACCTGGGTTTGGGCCGTATGCAGCGTCTAAAGCGGCGGTTGAAGCCATGGTGAAGATTCTGGCGAAGGAACTGAAAAGGACGAGGATCACGGCGAACTGTGTAGCTCCTGGGCCTATTGCGACAGATATGTTTTACAAAGGGAAAACAGAGGAGATGGTGAATATGGCAATTGAGGAGAGTCCTTTGGGTAGATTGGGGTTGCCGGAGGATGTTGCTCCGTTGGTTGGGTTCTTGGCTAGCGACGCCGGAGAGTGGATTAATGGTCAGATCGTTCGTGTCAATGGAGGATATGTGTGA
- the LOC111905330 gene encoding NADPH-dependent aldehyde reductase-like protein, chloroplastic, producing MASKITTISSPETTQSQPLQLQDRVAIVTGGSRGIGKAISLHLASLGAKLVVNYTSNSSKADLVVSEINSKSQSESPQAVSFKADVSDPIQVKALFDAAESAFDSPLYILVNAAGVLDSSYSSIPNSSLDEFDRTFAVNTRGAYLCCKEAANRLKQGGGGRIICLTTSLVASLRPGYGPYAASKAAVEAMVKILAKELKGTRITANCVAPGPIATDLFFEGKTEAMVNMVIDQNPLGRLGLPEDVAPLVGFLTSDAGEWINGQIVRVNGGFV from the coding sequence ATGGCTAGCAAAATCACCACAATCTCATCACCGGAAACCACCCAATCTCAGCCCCTCCAACTGCAGGACCGGGTTGCAATCGTCACCGGCGGCTCTCGCGGTATCGGCAAAGCCATCTCCCTCCACCTAGCATCCCTTGGAGCAAAGCTCGTCGTCAATTACACTTCCAATTCCTCTAAAGCGGATCTAGTCGTTTCGGAAATTAATTCCAAATCTCAATCTGAATCCCCACAAGCTGTTTCTTTCAAAGCCGACGTATCAGATCCGATTCAAGTAAAAGCCCTCTTTGATGCGGCTGAATCCGCCTTCGATTCCCCTTTATATATCCTCGTCAACGCCGCCGGGGTTCTTGACTCCTCCTATTCTTCGATCCCCAACTCCTCCCTCGACGAATTCGATAGGACGTTTGCCGTGAACACCAGAGGCGCTTATTTATGTTGTAAGGAGGCGGCGAACAGGTTGAAGCAAGGCGGCGGAGGGAGGATTATCTGTCTGACGACATCACTGGTGGCATCTTTGAGACCGGGGTACGGGCCGTATGCAGCGTCTAAAGCTGCGGTGGAGGCTATGGTGAAGATTCTGGCGAAGGAACTGAAGGGGACGAGGATCACGGCGAACTGTGTAGCTCCGGGGCCTATCGCGACAGATCTGTTTTTCGAAGGAAAAACTGAGGCGATGGTGAATATGGTAATTGATCAGAACCCTTTGGGTAGACTGGGGTTGCCGGAGGACGTTGCTCCGTTGGTTGGGTTCTTGACGAGTGACGCCGGTGAGTGGATAAACGGTCAGATCGTTCGTGTCAATGGTGGATTTGTGTGA